GCGACATCTTCCTGGGCAAGGTCACGATGTGGAACGACGCGGCCATTGTCGCCGCCAATCCCGGGGTGACCCTGCCGGCCACCAAGATCAACCTGGTGCATCGCTCCGACGGTTCGGGCACCACCTTCAATTTCTCCAACTACCTGTCCAAGGTCAGCCCGGAGTGGAAGAGCAAGGTCGGCGAAGGCACCTCGGTGCAGTGGCCGGGTGGCGTGGGCGGCAAGGGCAATGAAGGCGTGGCCTCGTACGTGCAGCAGATCAAGGGTTCGATCGGCTATGTCGAGCTGGCCTACGCGTTGCAGAACAAGATGCCGTACACGTCGCTGCAGAACGCGGCCGGCCAGTGGGTCGAGCCGAATGCAGACAGCTTTGCCGCCGCTGCCGCCAGCGCCGACTGGGCCAACGCCCGTGACTTCAACTTGGTGATCACCAATGCACCGGGCGAGAAGGCCTGGCCGATCACCGCCACCAACTTCATGCTGATGCACAAGCAGCCCAAGGACGCCGCCCGCAGCAAGGCGACGCTGGACTTCTTCAAGTGGGCGCTGGAAAACGGCCAGGCCCAGGCCAGCGAGCTGCATTACGTGCCGCTGCCGCCGGAGCTGGTGAAGCAGATCGAAGCCTACTGGGGCAGCGAGTTCAAGTAATGCCTGCATCCCGCCTGCAGGGCGGGCTGCGCGGCGGCGAGGTGCCTGAGGGCCCCTCGCCGTTCCTGCTGTCTCACGCTCCCGCCACCGCGCGGGTGACGAGTTCAATCGAATGAATGCCACCGCACTCCCCGAAGCGATGACCGCCCCCCGCGGCCGCGACCTGCGCGATGCGCGCGCCGATCGCCTGTTCAAGCTGGCGCTGGCCGCCACAGTCGTCTTCGTGCTGTTGGCGCTCGGCAGCGCGGCACTGTCGATGCTGTGGGGCGGACGCCATGCGCTGCAGATGCAGGGCCTGAGCTTTTTCTATTCCGCCGACTGGAACCCGGTGGAAAACAAGTACGGCGCGCTGGCGCCGATCTGCGGCACCCTGGTCACGGCCCTGATCGCGATGGTGATCGCGGTGCCGGTGAGCTTCGGGATCGCCTTCTTCCTGACAGAGGTGGCGCCGCGCTGGTTGCGCGGCCCGGTCGGCACCGCCATCGAACTGCTGGCCGGCATCCCGTCGATCATCTACGGCATGTGGGGCCTGTTCGTGCTGGTGCCGGTGATGACCGAGCACGTGACGCCCTGGCTCAACGATCACCTGGGCACGCTGCCGCTGATCGGCCCGTTGTTCCAGGGTCCTCCGTTGGGAATCGGGTTGCTGACCGCAGGCTTCGTGCTGGCGATCATGGTGATTCCGTTCATTTCCTCGGTGATGCGCGAAGTGTTTCTGACCGTGCCCACGCGCCTGAAGGAATCGGCGTACGCGCTGGGGTCCACCAAGTGGGAAGTCAGCTGGGACATCGTGCTGCCCTATACCCGCTCTGCGGTGATCGGCGGCGTATTCCTGGGCCTGGGGCGTGCGCTGGGCGAAACCATGGCGGTCGCTTTCGTGGTCGGCAACACGGTGCGGCTGTCGCCGTCGCTGCTGGAGCCGGGCACCACCATTGCCGCATTGATCGCCAATGACTTCGGTGAGGCCACCGAAACCTATCGTTCGGCCCTGTTGCTGCTGGGCTTCGTGCTGTTCATCGTGACCTTCATCGTGCTGGCCATTGCGCGCTTCATGCTGATGCAGCTCTCGCGCCGGGAGGGCAACTGATGTCCTCGGTCTCGCAATCGTTGTACAACCGCCGCCGCGTGACCAACGCGATCGCACTGTTGCTGTCCTGCGTCACCGCGGTGTTCGGGCTGTTCTTCCTGGCCTGGATCCTGTGGACGCTGCTGTCCAAGGGTGTGCCCGGTATCGATCTCAACCTGTTTACCAAGATGACCCCGCCGCCGATGCAGGAAGGCGGCTTGCTCAATGCCTTCTTCGGCAGCGCGGTGATGTGCGGGCTGGCGTTGGCAATCGGCACCCCGCTGGGCGTGGCCGCCGGCACCTGGCTGGCCGAATACGGCAATGCGCGCAAGGCCGGCATCGTGGTGCGCTTCGTCAACGACATCTTGTTGTCGGCACCGTCGATCGTGCTGGGGTTGTTCGTCTACACGCTGTACGTGATGCAGACCGGCGGGCGCTTCTCCGCATTTGCCGGCGCGCTGTCTCTGGCCTTCATCGTGCTGCCGGTGGTGGTGCGCACCACCGACGAAATGCTGCGCCTGGTGCCGGCGCAGATGCGCGAAGCGGCGTTGTCGCTCGGTATTCCGCAGTGGAAGGTGACCGTGCAGGTGCTGTACCGCAGTGCCTCGGCCGGCATCGTCACCGGCGTGCTGCTGGCGCTGGCGCGGATCAGCGGCGAAACCGCACCGCTGCTGTTCACTGCGTTCGGCAATCAGTATTGGAACAGCAATATCTTCCAGCCGATGGCCAGCGTCCCGGTGATCATGAACCAGTTCGCCGGCAGCCCGTACGAGTCCTGGCAGACACTGGCCTGGGCCGGCGCACTGGTGCTGACCGTGTTCGTGTTGCTGGTGAGCCTGGGCGCGCGTGCGCTGCTATTGCGCAACAAGATTTCCAATGACTGACCTTTCCCTCCGGACACCTGACATGAACGATCTCCAAAACGCCAAGCCGATGCATCGCATCGCTGTTCCGGCCGCCAAGGGGGCGCCGACGGCGCAGGCGCCGGTGAAGGTGGCCGCACGCACTCTGGACTTCTACTACGACAAGTACCACGCGCTGAAAGGCATCAACCTGGAGATCCCGGAAAAGCGCGTCACTGCGCTGATCGGACCTTCCGGTTGTGGCAAGTCGACCCTGCTGCGCATCTTCAACCGCATCTATGCGCTGTATCCGAAGATGGAAGCACGGGGCGAGGTGCTGCTGGACGGCGAGAACATCCTGTCGCCGAAGTACCCGATGAACCGCCTGCGCAGCAAGGTCGGCATGGTGTTCCAGAAGCCGGTTCCGTTTCCGATGACGATCTTCGAAAACGTGGCCTACGGCATCCGCCACCACGAAAAGCTCTCCAAGGCCGACATGCAGAACCGCGTAGAACAGGCACTGCGCCAGGGCGCGCTGTGGGACGAGGTCAAGGATAAGCTGGGGCAAAGCGCACTGGGCCTGTCCGGTGGCCAGCAGCAGCGCCTGTGCATTGCACGCGCGGTGGCCCTGCGGCCGGACGTGCTGCTGCTGGACGAACCGACCTCGGCACTCGACCCGATTTCCACCAGCCGGATCGAGCAACTGGTGGAAGAGCTCAAGCGCGATTACACCATCGTGATCGTGACCCACAACATGCAGCAGGCCGCGCGCGTGTCCGACTACACCGCCTTCATGTACTTGGGCGACCTGATCGAACACGACCGCACCGAAACCATTTTCTCCCAGCCCTCCAAGCAACAGACCGAGGACTACATCACCGGCCGGTTCGGTTGATGTAAAGCGCGCCAGCGCAACGCCACACTGCCGCACTTCCGCCGCATTGCCCGGCACGACATTTGCATCATCTGCCAAGTCGCCGAGGTTACGGCGGACATCCACCATTGCCACGAGCGAGACCACGATGAACCAGCACCTCAACGACCATATCGTCAAAAGTTACGACGAGGAGCAGCACCGTCTTGTCGCCGAGATCGTGCGCATGGGCGACACGGCGGTGGCGCAGCTGGAAGCAGCGCTGGACGTGGTGGAGCGTCGCGACGACAACGCCGCGCACCGCATCGTGGTCAACGACGAGGCGATCGATGCGCTGGAGCATGCGATCAGCCACGACGTGATGCGGCTGGCGTTGCG
The window above is part of the Xanthomonas cassavae CFBP 4642 genome. Proteins encoded here:
- the pstS gene encoding phosphate ABC transporter substrate-binding protein PstS; protein product: MKLQSASLTALSLTIALALAACSPGKDAQSGDAAKGAPSAGAAASDSKGAEISGAGASFIYPLVSRWSADYNAATGNEVNYQSIGSGGGIAQIKAGTVDFGSTDKPLDSAELQQAGLGQFPSAIGGVVPVVNLEGIAPGKLRLTGALLGDIFLGKVTMWNDAAIVAANPGVTLPATKINLVHRSDGSGTTFNFSNYLSKVSPEWKSKVGEGTSVQWPGGVGGKGNEGVASYVQQIKGSIGYVELAYALQNKMPYTSLQNAAGQWVEPNADSFAAAAASADWANARDFNLVITNAPGEKAWPITATNFMLMHKQPKDAARSKATLDFFKWALENGQAQASELHYVPLPPELVKQIEAYWGSEFK
- the pstC gene encoding phosphate ABC transporter permease subunit PstC — encoded protein: MNATALPEAMTAPRGRDLRDARADRLFKLALAATVVFVLLALGSAALSMLWGGRHALQMQGLSFFYSADWNPVENKYGALAPICGTLVTALIAMVIAVPVSFGIAFFLTEVAPRWLRGPVGTAIELLAGIPSIIYGMWGLFVLVPVMTEHVTPWLNDHLGTLPLIGPLFQGPPLGIGLLTAGFVLAIMVIPFISSVMREVFLTVPTRLKESAYALGSTKWEVSWDIVLPYTRSAVIGGVFLGLGRALGETMAVAFVVGNTVRLSPSLLEPGTTIAALIANDFGEATETYRSALLLLGFVLFIVTFIVLAIARFMLMQLSRREGN
- the pstA gene encoding phosphate ABC transporter permease PstA, translated to MSSVSQSLYNRRRVTNAIALLLSCVTAVFGLFFLAWILWTLLSKGVPGIDLNLFTKMTPPPMQEGGLLNAFFGSAVMCGLALAIGTPLGVAAGTWLAEYGNARKAGIVVRFVNDILLSAPSIVLGLFVYTLYVMQTGGRFSAFAGALSLAFIVLPVVVRTTDEMLRLVPAQMREAALSLGIPQWKVTVQVLYRSASAGIVTGVLLALARISGETAPLLFTAFGNQYWNSNIFQPMASVPVIMNQFAGSPYESWQTLAWAGALVLTVFVLLVSLGARALLLRNKISND
- the pstB gene encoding phosphate ABC transporter ATP-binding protein PstB — translated: MNDLQNAKPMHRIAVPAAKGAPTAQAPVKVAARTLDFYYDKYHALKGINLEIPEKRVTALIGPSGCGKSTLLRIFNRIYALYPKMEARGEVLLDGENILSPKYPMNRLRSKVGMVFQKPVPFPMTIFENVAYGIRHHEKLSKADMQNRVEQALRQGALWDEVKDKLGQSALGLSGGQQQRLCIARAVALRPDVLLLDEPTSALDPISTSRIEQLVEELKRDYTIVIVTHNMQQAARVSDYTAFMYLGDLIEHDRTETIFSQPSKQQTEDYITGRFG